The Kordia sp. SMS9 genome window below encodes:
- the tsaE gene encoding tRNA (adenosine(37)-N6)-threonylcarbamoyltransferase complex ATPase subunit type 1 TsaE — protein sequence MKKEYHLSQIDEIAKAILAESKYKIIAFHGEMGVGKTTLIKVLAKQLGVNELTSSPTFSIVNEYRTPTDILYHFDCYRMENEEEAYDIGIEDYLYSDAWCFIEWPERIENILPSEITKVRIDKINEQLRAIHLKN from the coding sequence GTGAAAAAGGAATACCATCTTTCTCAAATTGATGAGATTGCCAAAGCTATTTTAGCGGAATCTAAGTATAAAATTATTGCCTTTCATGGAGAAATGGGTGTTGGAAAAACCACACTTATCAAAGTACTAGCCAAGCAACTTGGTGTAAATGAGTTGACTAGCAGTCCGACGTTTTCTATTGTAAACGAATATCGCACACCGACCGATATTTTATATCATTTTGATTGCTACCGAATGGAAAATGAAGAAGAAGCCTATGATATTGGCATTGAAGATTACTTGTATAGCGATGCTTGGTGCTTTATAGAATGGCCAGAACGCATCGAAAATATATTGCCAAGTGAAATTACAAAAGTGAGAATTGACAAAATTAATGAACAATTGCGCGCAATTCACCTAAAAAATTGA
- a CDS encoding response regulator: protein MSTFKILWVDDEIDLLKPHILFLQKKNYEVTTCTSGTEAIEMIDEDRYDIVFLDENMPGLTGIETLAELKEKQNNLPVVMITKSEEEYIMEEAIGSKIADYLIKPVNPNQILLSLKKNLDHSRLISEKTTSNYQQEFRKIAMDMSMVNSIEEWIELYQKLIYWELQLEDIEDTGMFEILESQKNEANVQFGKFIDKNYPDWFGNEEAPIMSHTLFRELVVPEISKAQPTLLVVVDNLRYDQWKAFEPIVNTHYKKEKEVPFVSILPTATQYARNAIFSGLMPSDMEKLHPEYWKNDTEEGGKNLHEDDFLKAQLKRLGLNIKHEYHKITSLKGGRKLADNFKSQKDNDLTVVVYNFVDMLSHAKTEMEVVKELASNDKAYRSLTQSWFKNSPLLDIIQQSQRLGFKLIITTDHGTINVKHPSKVVGDKNTSLNLRYKTGRSLTYEQKDVLAAKDPRTIHLPAINMSSSFIFAKTDLFFAYPNNYNHYVSYYRNTYQHGGVSLEEMIIPFAVLSPR, encoded by the coding sequence ATGAGTACATTCAAAATTCTTTGGGTTGATGACGAGATTGATTTGTTAAAGCCACATATTCTCTTTTTACAGAAAAAAAATTACGAAGTTACCACGTGCACAAGCGGAACGGAAGCAATTGAAATGATTGACGAAGATCGCTACGATATTGTCTTTTTGGATGAAAATATGCCAGGTTTGACAGGAATTGAAACATTAGCAGAGTTGAAAGAGAAGCAAAATAACCTTCCTGTCGTGATGATTACCAAAAGTGAAGAAGAATATATCATGGAAGAAGCCATTGGCTCTAAGATTGCCGATTATTTGATAAAACCTGTGAATCCGAATCAGATTTTATTGAGTTTGAAGAAGAATTTGGATCATTCACGCTTGATTTCAGAGAAAACGACTTCCAATTACCAACAAGAGTTTCGAAAGATTGCGATGGACATGTCGATGGTGAATTCGATTGAAGAATGGATTGAGTTGTATCAAAAGTTGATTTATTGGGAATTGCAGTTAGAAGATATTGAAGATACGGGAATGTTTGAGATTTTGGAATCGCAAAAGAATGAAGCCAATGTGCAATTTGGAAAATTTATTGATAAAAATTACCCAGATTGGTTTGGCAATGAAGAAGCGCCTATTATGTCGCACACCTTGTTTCGTGAATTGGTGGTGCCTGAAATTAGCAAAGCGCAACCGACGTTGTTAGTTGTGGTTGATAATTTACGCTACGATCAATGGAAAGCGTTTGAACCCATCGTAAATACACATTACAAAAAGGAGAAAGAAGTACCGTTTGTCAGCATTTTGCCAACCGCGACACAATACGCACGAAATGCTATTTTTTCAGGATTGATGCCATCGGACATGGAGAAATTACATCCTGAATACTGGAAAAACGATACCGAAGAAGGTGGAAAGAATTTGCATGAAGATGATTTCTTAAAAGCGCAATTAAAGCGTTTGGGACTCAACATCAAGCATGAATATCATAAAATCACCAGCTTAAAAGGCGGTAGGAAGCTCGCAGATAACTTTAAATCGCAAAAAGATAATGATTTAACAGTTGTGGTTTATAACTTCGTAGACATGCTCTCACACGCGAAGACTGAAATGGAAGTTGTGAAGGAATTGGCTTCTAATGATAAAGCCTATCGTTCGTTGACACAGAGTTGGTTTAAAAATTCTCCTTTGTTAGATATTATTCAGCAATCGCAGCGTTTGGGTTTCAAATTGATTATTACGACCGATCACGGAACCATCAATGTAAAACATCCTTCAAAAGTTGTGGGCGATAAAAACACCAGCTTGAATTTGCGTTACAAAACAGGAAGAAGTTTGACATACGAGCAAAAAGATGTCTTGGCGGCTAAAGATCCGAGAACCATTCACTTGCCAGCAATTAACATGAGTAGTTCCTTTATTTTTGCGAAGACGGATTTATTTTTTGCCTATCCAAACAATTACAATCATTATGTAAGTTATTACCGAAACACCTACCAACATGGAGGAGTTTCTTTGGAAGAAATGATTATTCCGTTTGCGGTTTTATCGCCAAGATAA
- a CDS encoding HD domain-containing protein, whose product MNTRNKLKILNDPIYGFITIPNPLIFDLIEHKYFQRLRRISQMGMSYLVYPGAHHTRFHHALGCMHLMQKAVQVLRFKGVEISLEEENALLIAILLHDIGHGPFSHAMEHSIVNSVHHEEISLLLMERLNTEFNGSLTLAIEIFKGNYPRKFMYQLISGQIDMDRADYLKRDSFYTGVAEGNINSERIITMLSVVDDELVIEEKGIYSVEKFLVARRLMYWQVYLHKTSLVAEQLLIRVLKRAKELTLQGANLHASAALSFFIQHEISIEDFTDEVLDRFARLDDYDIISAMKEWMEEDDFVLSNLCKMIINRDLLRIKIKNKKIASKKIQNETKNLMEKHNISKQEAAYFVFSGEIFNQAYNTTSQNINILLKSGKIQDVVKASDQLNLKALSKPVTKYYICYPKDKL is encoded by the coding sequence TTGAATACTAGAAACAAGCTCAAAATTTTAAACGATCCAATTTACGGATTTATTACAATACCAAATCCGCTCATTTTCGACTTGATCGAGCATAAATACTTTCAACGCTTACGCAGAATTTCACAAATGGGCATGTCATATTTGGTCTATCCAGGAGCGCATCACACGCGTTTTCATCATGCGTTGGGCTGTATGCACTTAATGCAAAAAGCAGTTCAAGTACTTCGTTTTAAAGGTGTTGAGATTTCTCTTGAAGAAGAAAACGCCCTGCTTATTGCCATCTTACTACACGATATTGGTCACGGGCCATTTTCACACGCTATGGAACACAGTATTGTGAATAGTGTACATCACGAAGAAATTTCGTTGTTGCTCATGGAACGATTAAACACTGAATTTAACGGAAGTTTAACGCTTGCCATCGAAATATTTAAAGGAAACTATCCGAGAAAATTCATGTATCAGCTCATTTCTGGGCAAATTGACATGGACAGAGCCGATTATTTAAAACGCGATAGTTTTTACACAGGTGTTGCGGAAGGAAACATCAATTCAGAACGAATCATCACGATGTTAAGTGTGGTTGATGACGAATTGGTCATTGAAGAAAAAGGCATCTATTCGGTTGAAAAGTTTCTGGTAGCAAGACGATTAATGTATTGGCAAGTCTATTTGCACAAAACAAGTTTGGTCGCGGAACAATTGCTGATCAGAGTGTTGAAACGAGCGAAAGAATTGACCTTGCAAGGCGCGAATCTTCACGCAAGTGCGGCATTATCTTTTTTCATTCAGCATGAAATCTCTATTGAAGACTTTACTGATGAAGTATTAGATCGGTTTGCCCGATTAGACGATTACGATATTATTTCCGCCATGAAAGAATGGATGGAAGAAGACGATTTTGTGCTGTCCAATCTCTGCAAAATGATCATCAATCGCGATTTATTGCGCATCAAAATCAAAAACAAAAAAATCGCATCGAAAAAAATTCAGAACGAGACAAAAAATCTCATGGAAAAACACAACATTAGCAAGCAAGAAGCGGCGTATTTTGTGTTTTCGGGCGAAATTTTCAATCAAGCTTACAACACCACAAGTCAGAACATAAACATCTTACTAAAATCGGGAAAAATTCAAGATGTTGTCAAAGCTTCTGACCAATTAAACTTGAAAGCACTCTCAAAACCCGTGACAAAATATTATATATGTTACCCAAAAGACAAACTTTAG
- the lpxD gene encoding UDP-3-O-(3-hydroxymyristoyl)glucosamine N-acyltransferase — protein sequence MKFTATQIAGILEGDIIGNPEAEVSKLSKIEEGTEGSLTFLANPKYTQYIYSTQASITIVNKDFTVEEELTTTLIKVEDAYKSFSKLLEYYNKVKMNKVGVEQPTFISNSASYGEELYFGAFSYMGENVKIGDYVKVYPNAYIGDNVTIGNNVIIFAGAKIYSESVIGDNCVIHSGAIVGADGFGFAPNEKGEYQKVPQTGNVILEAHVDIGAGTTIDRATLGSTVIKRGVKLDNQIQIAHNVEIGENTVIAAQTGIAGSTKIGKNCMIGGQVGIVGHITIGDNVRIQAQSGIGRNVKDGETLQGSPALNYGDYNKSYVYFKNLPKLAKTVNQLEKKINDNE from the coding sequence ATGAAGTTTACAGCGACACAAATAGCAGGTATTTTAGAAGGGGACATTATTGGGAATCCAGAAGCGGAAGTATCTAAACTTTCTAAAATAGAAGAAGGCACAGAAGGTTCTTTAACTTTCCTAGCAAATCCTAAATACACACAGTACATTTACAGTACACAAGCATCCATAACCATTGTAAATAAAGACTTTACTGTAGAAGAAGAACTAACGACTACGCTTATCAAAGTCGAAGACGCATACAAATCATTTTCCAAACTCCTAGAATATTACAACAAAGTAAAAATGAATAAAGTTGGTGTAGAACAACCGACGTTTATTTCAAATTCTGCTTCGTACGGAGAAGAATTGTATTTTGGAGCGTTCTCATACATGGGCGAAAATGTAAAAATTGGTGATTATGTAAAAGTATATCCAAACGCGTATATTGGCGACAATGTAACGATTGGAAACAACGTGATCATTTTTGCAGGAGCTAAAATATATTCGGAATCAGTCATTGGAGACAATTGTGTCATTCACAGTGGCGCTATTGTGGGCGCAGATGGTTTTGGCTTTGCGCCGAATGAAAAAGGAGAATACCAAAAAGTGCCACAAACAGGAAATGTAATTCTTGAAGCGCATGTAGATATTGGTGCCGGAACTACGATTGATCGTGCCACTTTAGGTTCTACAGTGATCAAAAGAGGTGTAAAGCTCGACAATCAAATTCAAATTGCACACAATGTAGAAATTGGAGAAAATACCGTTATTGCGGCACAAACAGGAATTGCCGGTTCTACCAAAATAGGGAAAAACTGTATGATCGGTGGACAAGTTGGAATCGTTGGTCACATAACCATTGGTGACAATGTTCGCATACAAGCGCAATCTGGAATTGGACGAAATGTAAAAGATGGAGAAACACTGCAAGGTTCTCCAGCACTAAATTACGGCGATTATAATAAATCGTATGTATACTTTAAAAACTTACCAAAACTTGCAAAAACAGTCAATCAACTCGAAAAAAAAATAAACGACAATGAGTGA
- a CDS encoding bifunctional UDP-3-O-[3-hydroxymyristoyl] N-acetylglucosamine deacetylase/3-hydroxyacyl-ACP dehydratase, which produces MSEIIVKQTTIAKEVSLKGVGLHTGKEVTLTFKPAPENHGYTFVRVDLEGNPIIEADANYVVNTQRGTVLEKRGVKIQTCEHVLAALVGLEIDNIVIELDASEPPIMDGSAKFFLESLEEAGIVEQEKPREEYIVKDVISYIDDETGSEITIIPSDEYQVTTMVDFGTKVLGTQNATLKHISDFKKDIASSRTFSFLHELEMLLEHGLIKGGDLNNAIVYVDKELSPETMDKLRVAFGKDDIAVKPNGILDNLTLHHPNEAARHKLLDVIGDLALVGTRIRGKVIANKPGHFVNTQFAKKLSKIIKIEKRNKVPSYDLHQTPLMDINQIMTMLPHRPPFLLIDKILELSDSHVVGVKNVTMNEPFFVGHFPGAPVMPGVLQVEAMAQTGGILVLSTVPDPENYLTFFMKIDKVKFKQKVVPGDTLIFKADLITPIRRGICHMQAYAYANGKLVAEAELMAQIARKKEEDIVKK; this is translated from the coding sequence ATGAGTGAAATTATTGTTAAACAAACGACCATTGCCAAAGAAGTTTCTTTAAAAGGCGTCGGATTACATACAGGAAAAGAAGTTACCTTAACCTTTAAGCCTGCACCAGAAAATCACGGATACACATTTGTCAGAGTGGATCTCGAAGGAAATCCAATCATTGAAGCAGATGCAAATTACGTAGTAAATACGCAACGCGGAACAGTTTTAGAAAAGCGCGGCGTCAAAATTCAAACCTGCGAACATGTCTTAGCGGCATTGGTAGGATTGGAAATTGACAACATAGTTATAGAATTAGATGCTTCTGAACCGCCAATTATGGATGGTTCGGCGAAATTCTTTTTAGAATCCTTGGAAGAAGCAGGAATCGTGGAACAAGAAAAACCACGCGAAGAATATATTGTCAAAGATGTCATTTCCTATATTGACGATGAAACAGGGAGCGAAATCACCATCATTCCATCGGATGAATACCAAGTAACAACGATGGTAGATTTTGGCACGAAAGTATTAGGAACGCAAAATGCTACCTTAAAACACATTTCTGACTTCAAAAAAGACATTGCAAGCTCCAGAACATTCAGTTTCTTACATGAATTGGAAATGTTATTAGAACACGGACTTATCAAAGGTGGCGACTTAAATAATGCGATCGTATACGTAGATAAAGAACTATCTCCAGAAACGATGGACAAACTGCGAGTTGCTTTTGGCAAAGATGACATTGCGGTAAAACCCAATGGAATACTTGACAATCTTACATTGCATCATCCTAACGAAGCCGCACGTCACAAATTACTAGATGTTATTGGCGATTTAGCTTTGGTAGGAACGCGCATTCGTGGAAAAGTCATCGCCAACAAACCAGGACACTTTGTAAATACACAATTTGCAAAAAAACTGTCCAAAATTATCAAAATAGAAAAGCGCAACAAAGTACCAAGTTACGATTTGCATCAAACGCCCTTAATGGACATCAATCAAATCATGACAATGTTGCCGCACAGGCCACCATTTTTACTCATCGACAAAATATTAGAATTATCTGATAGTCATGTGGTTGGTGTGAAAAATGTAACGATGAACGAACCATTTTTCGTTGGGCATTTCCCAGGAGCGCCCGTAATGCCCGGAGTTTTACAAGTAGAAGCCATGGCACAAACAGGAGGAATTCTCGTATTAAGTACAGTGCCAGATCCTGAAAACTACTTAACTTTCTTTATGAAGATTGACAAAGTAAAGTTCAAACAAAAAGTAGTTCCAGGAGATACACTCATATTCAAAGCCGATTTAATCACGCCAATTCGTAGAGGAATTTGTCACATGCAAGCGTATGCGTACGCCAATGGAAAACTCGTAGCAGAAGCAGAGTTGATGGCACAAATCGCACGTAAAAAAGAAGAAGACATTGTAAAAAAATAG
- the lpxA gene encoding acyl-ACP--UDP-N-acetylglucosamine O-acyltransferase, whose amino-acid sequence MNQPLAYVHPGAKIAKNVVVEPFTTIHNNVIIGEGTWIGSNVTIMEGARIGKNCNIFPGSVISAPPQDLKYQGEDTIAEIGDNTTIRECVTINKGTTDRMKTKIGKNCLIMAYCHVAHDCIVGDNCIFSNNSTLAGHITVGDYVILAGMTAVHQFCSIGNHAFVTGGSLVRKDVPPYVKAAREPLSYVGINSVGLRRRGFTTEKIREIQNIFRILYQKNYNNTQAAEIIEAEMAATTERDEILQFIKNSHRGIMKGYITSN is encoded by the coding sequence ATGAATCAACCTTTAGCATACGTTCATCCAGGTGCAAAAATTGCCAAAAATGTTGTTGTAGAACCTTTTACAACCATTCACAACAATGTCATCATTGGAGAAGGAACTTGGATTGGGTCCAACGTAACCATTATGGAAGGAGCACGAATTGGAAAAAACTGTAATATTTTTCCAGGTTCGGTAATCTCAGCACCACCACAAGATTTAAAATACCAAGGAGAAGATACCATTGCTGAAATAGGAGACAATACTACCATACGAGAATGTGTAACCATTAACAAAGGAACTACAGATCGTATGAAAACCAAAATTGGGAAAAACTGCCTCATCATGGCGTATTGCCACGTTGCACACGATTGTATTGTGGGTGATAACTGTATATTTTCGAATAACAGTACCTTGGCAGGACATATTACAGTAGGCGATTATGTCATCCTTGCGGGAATGACGGCCGTACACCAATTTTGTTCCATTGGAAATCATGCGTTTGTTACAGGCGGATCGTTGGTGCGAAAAGATGTGCCACCGTATGTAAAAGCTGCACGTGAACCATTATCGTATGTCGGAATCAATTCGGTTGGATTGCGCAGACGCGGATTCACCACCGAAAAAATACGAGAAATTCAAAACATTTTCAGAATTCTCTACCAAAAAAATTACAACAATACCCAAGCTGCTGAAATCATTGAAGCAGAAATGGCAGCCACTACTGAGCGCGATGAAATATTACAATTCATCAAAAACTCACACAGAGGAATCATGAAAGGATACATTACATCAAATTAA
- the efp gene encoding elongation factor P, whose product MASTSDIRKGLCIRYNHDIFKIIEFLHVKPGKGPAFVRTKLKSVTTGKVIDNTFSAGHKIDDVRVETHTFQYLYSDGDTFHFMNTSDYNQITLQKSALDAPDLLKEGENVKILINSEDSLPLSVDMPASVILEVTHTEPGVKGNTATNATKPATVETGARVNVPLFINEGDKIKIETEKGSYMERIKE is encoded by the coding sequence ATGGCAAGTACTTCAGATATTCGCAAAGGATTGTGCATTCGTTACAACCACGACATCTTTAAAATCATAGAATTTTTACACGTAAAACCAGGAAAAGGACCAGCATTTGTGCGCACAAAACTAAAAAGTGTTACGACAGGGAAAGTGATAGACAATACATTTTCTGCGGGACACAAAATAGACGACGTACGTGTAGAAACACACACATTTCAATACTTATACAGTGATGGAGATACGTTTCACTTTATGAACACTTCTGATTACAACCAAATCACGCTTCAAAAATCTGCCTTAGATGCGCCAGATTTACTAAAAGAAGGTGAAAATGTAAAAATTCTGATCAATTCTGAAGACAGTCTGCCATTATCAGTAGACATGCCAGCAAGTGTTATTTTAGAAGTAACACACACAGAACCAGGCGTCAAAGGAAACACCGCAACCAATGCAACAAAACCTGCAACGGTTGAAACAGGCGCAAGGGTAAATGTACCTTTATTCATCAATGAAGGTGACAAAATTAAAATTGAAACAGAAAAAGGTTCCTATATGGAACGTATAAAAGAATAA
- a CDS encoding UDP-3-O-(3-hydroxymyristoyl)glucosamine N-acyltransferase, whose amino-acid sequence MKFPRLYTLKEIAEIIDTSFVGDASFPVHGMNEIHVVEAGDIVFVDHPKYYDKALESKATIVLINKEVDCPEGKALLISEDPFRDFNVLTKHFRPFQNSSSPIAPSARIGERTLIQPNCFIGNNVTIGDDCLIHANVAIYDNTVIGNNVTIHSGTVLGADAFYYKKRPEGFDKLRSGGRVVIEDHVDLGASCTIDKGVTGDTTIKEGTKIDNQVHVGHDTVIGKKCLIASQTGIAGCVVIEDEVTIWGQVGITSGITIGAKTVISAQSGVSKGLEGGKSYFGTPADDFRKKYKEIASIRQIPELIARIEKLEDK is encoded by the coding sequence ATGAAATTTCCTAGATTATACACACTAAAAGAAATTGCTGAAATCATTGACACATCGTTTGTGGGTGACGCATCCTTTCCAGTGCATGGAATGAATGAAATTCACGTTGTAGAAGCTGGTGATATCGTTTTTGTAGATCATCCAAAGTATTATGACAAAGCGTTGGAGTCGAAAGCAACAATTGTACTCATCAACAAAGAAGTGGACTGCCCAGAAGGAAAAGCACTCTTAATTTCGGAGGATCCTTTTCGAGATTTCAATGTGTTGACAAAACATTTTAGACCGTTTCAAAACTCGTCATCGCCCATTGCACCATCGGCGCGTATCGGAGAACGCACACTGATTCAGCCAAACTGTTTTATTGGAAATAATGTAACCATTGGAGACGACTGTCTGATTCACGCAAACGTAGCAATTTATGACAATACGGTTATCGGAAACAATGTCACTATTCATTCAGGGACAGTCTTGGGAGCAGATGCTTTCTATTATAAAAAACGTCCCGAAGGTTTTGATAAATTACGCTCTGGCGGAAGAGTTGTTATAGAAGATCATGTAGATTTAGGAGCATCATGTACTATTGACAAAGGTGTGACTGGCGATACGACGATCAAAGAAGGCACAAAAATAGACAATCAAGTACATGTGGGACACGATACTGTGATTGGAAAAAAATGTCTCATCGCATCACAAACAGGAATCGCAGGTTGTGTCGTCATCGAAGATGAAGTAACGATTTGGGGACAAGTAGGAATTACAAGCGGAATCACCATAGGAGCAAAGACCGTGATTTCGGCACAATCTGGAGTCAGCAAAGGCTTAGAAGGTGGAAAAAGCTACTTCGGAACTCCTGCAGATGATTTTAGAAAAAAATACAAAGAAATTGCGTCAATTCGTCAAATACCTGAATTGATTGCACGCATAGAAAAACTAGAAGACAAGTAG
- the sucD gene encoding succinate--CoA ligase subunit alpha, which produces MSVLVNKDSKIIVQGFTGSEGTFHAGQMIAYGTNVVGGVTPGKGGQTHLDKPVFNTVSEAVEKVGADTTIIFVPPAFAADAIMEAADAGIKVIITITEGIPVADMTKVAAYIENKDCRLVGPNCPGVITPGEAKVGIMPGFVFKEGKVGIVSKSGTLTYEAADQVVKQGLGITTAIGIGGDPIIGTTTKEAVELLINDSETECVVMIGEIGGQLEADAAKWYQASGSKKPVVGFIAGETAPAGRTMGHAGAIVGGADDTAEAKKRIMRECGIHVVDSPAEIGKKVAEVMA; this is translated from the coding sequence ATGAGCGTTTTAGTAAACAAAGATTCAAAAATAATTGTTCAAGGATTTACAGGAAGTGAAGGAACATTTCATGCAGGTCAAATGATTGCCTACGGAACTAACGTAGTTGGTGGTGTAACGCCAGGAAAAGGTGGACAAACACACCTTGACAAACCCGTTTTTAACACAGTTTCTGAAGCTGTGGAAAAAGTAGGAGCAGACACAACTATCATTTTTGTGCCGCCAGCATTTGCTGCCGATGCGATTATGGAAGCTGCCGATGCGGGAATTAAAGTAATCATCACGATCACGGAAGGAATTCCTGTAGCTGACATGACAAAAGTTGCTGCATACATTGAAAATAAAGACTGTCGTTTAGTAGGGCCTAACTGTCCAGGTGTCATTACGCCAGGAGAAGCAAAAGTTGGAATCATGCCAGGATTTGTTTTTAAAGAAGGTAAAGTAGGAATTGTTTCTAAATCAGGAACGTTGACATACGAAGCTGCGGATCAAGTAGTAAAACAAGGATTAGGAATTACGACTGCGATCGGAATTGGTGGAGATCCAATCATTGGAACTACCACAAAAGAAGCGGTTGAATTATTAATCAACGATTCTGAAACTGAATGTGTCGTAATGATCGGTGAAATTGGTGGACAATTAGAAGCAGATGCGGCTAAATGGTACCAAGCAAGCGGAAGCAAAAAGCCAGTTGTTGGTTTTATTGCAGGAGAAACCGCACCCGCAGGACGTACCATGGGACATGCAGGAGCAATTGTTGGGGGAGCTGATGATACAGCAGAAGCAAAGAAGAGAATTATGCGCGAATGTGGAATTCATGTAGTAGATTCGCCAGCAGAAATTGGAAAGAAAGTAGCAGAAGTAATGGCGTAA